The proteins below come from a single Bacillota bacterium genomic window:
- a CDS encoding AAA family ATPase, producing MAKPYLLVVTGRPGAGKTTFAKELGEKFFMPIISRDQIKEGYVHTFGKRHSELPADTNKIATDIYFEIIMNLLANNVSLIAEAAFQHKVWSAMLEKYKNIARIYILICKVDGKVALDRFIRRGVDNPLREYFHGDKGVDLARQGVELSVSHYDEPHFDAPTFYIDTLGEYNPPIKELGRKIFGQTEIQQASI from the coding sequence ATGGCAAAACCATATTTATTGGTGGTCACAGGAAGGCCGGGCGCAGGGAAAACAACGTTTGCTAAGGAACTTGGCGAAAAATTTTTTATGCCGATAATAAGCCGTGATCAAATTAAAGAAGGCTATGTCCATACCTTTGGGAAACGGCATTCAGAGCTTCCAGCTGACACCAATAAAATAGCTACTGACATCTATTTTGAGATAATCATGAATTTGCTGGCAAATAACGTATCTCTGATCGCGGAAGCCGCGTTCCAACATAAAGTATGGTCAGCAATGCTTGAGAAATATAAGAACATAGCTAGAATATACATATTAATATGTAAAGTGGACGGTAAGGTCGCGCTTGACAGATTTATAAGGCGCGGAGTGGATAATCCTTTAAGGGAGTATTTTCATGGAGACAAGGGAGTCGACCTTGCTAGACAGGGGGTTGAACTCAGCGTAAGCCATTATGACGAACCCCACTTTGATGCACCTACGTTTTATATAGACACTTTAGGAGAATATAACCCACCCATCAAAGAATTGGGAAGAAAAATTTTTGGGCAGACGGAAATACAGCAGGCATCTATATAA